In Apium graveolens cultivar Ventura chromosome 10, ASM990537v1, whole genome shotgun sequence, the following are encoded in one genomic region:
- the LOC141692424 gene encoding pathogenesis-related homeodomain protein isoform X2 — MTGGGKRQTLMELKKSLQMKSGKEKALGKKPKPLLQEKLINLVIPKKKMDRVKKDRRNDSIKNLIKKAKLQKIKTTKKQSSLKCQVENISNGTGTQPKENARSQNIKKSRKRKRRKNNVEHDEPTRLQRRTRYLLVKMKLEQNLIDAYAGEGWKGQSREKIRPEKELQRAKQQILKCKLAIRDSVRQLESLGSVGCIEESAVAPDGSVYHEHIICAICKLREAFPDNDIILCDGSCNSAFHQKCLDPPLLTENIPMGDQGWLCKYCECKTDILEAINAHLGTHFSPESNWQDIFKEEAALPDGGGSILDPEQDFPSDDSEDDDFDPENSENCSCSYSRAGSEDDSSGATSSSSSLCFPEGELFSGLEALEERTWKTNFGTDSNETSDCEILGGRRQRKEVNYQKLYDEMFGKDTFANEQISEDEDWGPTKRKRRAKESDAASTLMAMCENEKKHSEKSTPKVKDHNNKRPFFRLPPDAVEKLRLAFVENELPSRLIRENLSNELGLEFEKVNKWFKNARYLALKSRKVETGKKLHTASPRGSMECKSDNGQDKSADLLPVQDMSSVQMVNLPKDIIRFQRRKNLPSFTSYPQGKTQLGSKISKKGQWKSKYIKTVLHSALYITEINIWQLMSTLC; from the exons ATGACCGGAGGTGGAAAAAGGCAAACCCTAATGGAGTTAAAGAAGTCACTGCAGATGAAAAGTGGTAAAGAAAAAGCACTAGGCAAGAAGCCAAAACCACTTCTTCAAGAAAAACTTATTAATTTGGTTATCCCCAAGAAAAAAATGGACCGTGTAAAAAAGGACAGGAGAAATGACTCCATAAAAAATCTAATCAAGAAAGCAAAACTACAGAAAATCAAGACCACGAAGAAGCAGTCTTCACTTAAATGCCAAGTTGAAAATATTTCCAATGGAACTGGAACACAACCCAAAGAGAATGCCAGATCTCAAAATATAAAGAAGAGTAGAAAGCGGAAAAGGCGAAAGAATAACGTGGAGCATGATGAACCCACCCGGTTGCAGAGGAGAACAAGGTACCTGCTAGTAAAAATGAAGCTGGAACAGAACCTTATCGATGCCTACGCAGGGGAAGGGTGGAAAGGTCAGAG CCGAGAAAAGATTAGGCCAGAAAAGGAACTACAAAGAGCAAAGCAGCAGATATTAAAATGTAAACTTGCAATTCGTGATTCCGTACGCCAGCTGGAATCACTTGGCTCTGTTGGATGCATTGAAGAATCTGCAGTTGCTCCTGATGGATCTGTATATCACGAACAT ATAATTTGTGCTATATGCAAGTTGCGAGAAGCTTTCCCAGATAATGATATTATACTGTGTGATGGGTCATGCAACTCTGCTTTTCATCAAAAATGTCTTGACCCTCCATTGTTGACTGAAAACA TTCCCATGGGCGACCAAGGATGGCTTTGCAAATATTGCGAATGTAAGACAGATATATTGGAAGCAATAAATGCgcatctaggtacacatttctCTCCGGAGAGTAATTGGCAG GATATCTTCAAGGAAGAAGCTGCTTTGCCTGATGGTGGAGGCTCAATTTTAGATCCAGAACAGGATTTCCCGTCAGATGATTCTGAGGATGATGACTTTGATCCAGAAAATTCTGAGAACTGCAGCTGCAGCTACAGCAGAGCTGGATCAGAAGATGATTCCTCTGGAGCTACGAGCAGTTCTAGCAGCCTTTGCTTTCCAGAGGGGGAATTGTTTTCAGGACTTGAAGCATTAGAAGAAAGAACTTGGAAAACAAATTTTGGCACAGACTCTAATGAAACAAGTGATTGTGAAATCCTTGGCGGTCGCAGACAACGAAAAGAAGTTAACTATCAGAAGCTGTATGAT GAAATGTTTGGCAAGGATACTTTTGCAAATGAACAAATTAGTGAAGATGAAGACTGGGGTCCTACTAAGAGGAAGAGGAGAGCAAAGGAGTCTGATGCAGCCAGCACCCTTATGGCTATGTGTGAGAATGAGAAAAAGCATTCAGAAAAGAGTACGCCAAAAGTGAAAGATCATAATAATAAAAGACCCTTTTTCAGACTACCTCCTGATGCAGTCGAG AAGCTCCGCCTTGCATTTGTGGAAAATGAACTTCCGTCAAGATTGATCAGAGAAAATCTTTCTAATGAATTAGGTCTTGAATTTGAGAAG GTTAACAAATGGTTCAAAAATGCTCGCTACCTAGCGCTAAAATCTAGGAAG GTAGAGACGGGGAAGAAGTTGCATACTGCTAGTCCAAGGGGTTCTATGGAATGCAAATCAGATAATGGCCAAGATAAATCTGCAGATCTACTGCCAGTACAGGACATGTCATCAGTACAAATGGTCAACCTACCAAAAGATATAATAAGGTTTCAGAGGAGAAAGAATCTTCCATCATTCACCAGTTATCCGCAGGGAAAAACACAGCTTGGCTCGAAAATCAGTAAAAAG GGACAATGGAAATCTAAATATATCAAAACTGTTTTGCATTCTGCACTATATATTACTGAAATAAACATCTGGCAATTGATGTCCACTCTGTGCTAA
- the LOC141692424 gene encoding pathogenesis-related homeodomain protein isoform X1: MTGGGKRQTLMELKKSLQMKSGKEKALGKKPKPLLQEKLINLVIPKKKMDRVKKDRRNDSIKNLIKKAKLQKIKTTKKQSSLKCQVENISNGTGTQPKENARSQNIKKSRKRKRRKNNVEHDEPTRLQRRTRYLLVKMKLEQNLIDAYAGEGWKGQSREKIRPEKELQRAKQQILKCKLAIRDSVRQLESLGSVGCIEESAVAPDGSVYHEHIICAICKLREAFPDNDIILCDGSCNSAFHQKCLDPPLLTENIPMGDQGWLCKYCECKTDILEAINAHLGTHFSPESNWQDIFKEEAALPDGGGSILDPEQDFPSDDSEDDDFDPENSENCSCSYSRAGSEDDSSGATSSSSSLCFPEGELFSGLEALEERTWKTNFGTDSNETSDCEILGGRRQRKEVNYQKLYDEMFGKDTFANEQISEDEDWGPTKRKRRAKESDAASTLMAMCENEKKHSEKSTPKVKDHNNKRPFFRLPPDAVEKLRLAFVENELPSRLIRENLSNELGLEFEKVNKWFKNARYLALKSRKVETGKKLHTASPRGSMECKSDNGQDKSADLLPVQDMSSVQMVNLPKDIIRFQRRKNLPSFTSYPQGKTQLGSKISKKASPDTGDDVSLKLLKEKAIRRKKTIIKGGELREAEAEMEKLCKMKDRLENIQQVLKALPNRGYVKTNKRSTNVSSVIFVPVAELRDSNI; encoded by the exons ATGACCGGAGGTGGAAAAAGGCAAACCCTAATGGAGTTAAAGAAGTCACTGCAGATGAAAAGTGGTAAAGAAAAAGCACTAGGCAAGAAGCCAAAACCACTTCTTCAAGAAAAACTTATTAATTTGGTTATCCCCAAGAAAAAAATGGACCGTGTAAAAAAGGACAGGAGAAATGACTCCATAAAAAATCTAATCAAGAAAGCAAAACTACAGAAAATCAAGACCACGAAGAAGCAGTCTTCACTTAAATGCCAAGTTGAAAATATTTCCAATGGAACTGGAACACAACCCAAAGAGAATGCCAGATCTCAAAATATAAAGAAGAGTAGAAAGCGGAAAAGGCGAAAGAATAACGTGGAGCATGATGAACCCACCCGGTTGCAGAGGAGAACAAGGTACCTGCTAGTAAAAATGAAGCTGGAACAGAACCTTATCGATGCCTACGCAGGGGAAGGGTGGAAAGGTCAGAG CCGAGAAAAGATTAGGCCAGAAAAGGAACTACAAAGAGCAAAGCAGCAGATATTAAAATGTAAACTTGCAATTCGTGATTCCGTACGCCAGCTGGAATCACTTGGCTCTGTTGGATGCATTGAAGAATCTGCAGTTGCTCCTGATGGATCTGTATATCACGAACAT ATAATTTGTGCTATATGCAAGTTGCGAGAAGCTTTCCCAGATAATGATATTATACTGTGTGATGGGTCATGCAACTCTGCTTTTCATCAAAAATGTCTTGACCCTCCATTGTTGACTGAAAACA TTCCCATGGGCGACCAAGGATGGCTTTGCAAATATTGCGAATGTAAGACAGATATATTGGAAGCAATAAATGCgcatctaggtacacatttctCTCCGGAGAGTAATTGGCAG GATATCTTCAAGGAAGAAGCTGCTTTGCCTGATGGTGGAGGCTCAATTTTAGATCCAGAACAGGATTTCCCGTCAGATGATTCTGAGGATGATGACTTTGATCCAGAAAATTCTGAGAACTGCAGCTGCAGCTACAGCAGAGCTGGATCAGAAGATGATTCCTCTGGAGCTACGAGCAGTTCTAGCAGCCTTTGCTTTCCAGAGGGGGAATTGTTTTCAGGACTTGAAGCATTAGAAGAAAGAACTTGGAAAACAAATTTTGGCACAGACTCTAATGAAACAAGTGATTGTGAAATCCTTGGCGGTCGCAGACAACGAAAAGAAGTTAACTATCAGAAGCTGTATGAT GAAATGTTTGGCAAGGATACTTTTGCAAATGAACAAATTAGTGAAGATGAAGACTGGGGTCCTACTAAGAGGAAGAGGAGAGCAAAGGAGTCTGATGCAGCCAGCACCCTTATGGCTATGTGTGAGAATGAGAAAAAGCATTCAGAAAAGAGTACGCCAAAAGTGAAAGATCATAATAATAAAAGACCCTTTTTCAGACTACCTCCTGATGCAGTCGAG AAGCTCCGCCTTGCATTTGTGGAAAATGAACTTCCGTCAAGATTGATCAGAGAAAATCTTTCTAATGAATTAGGTCTTGAATTTGAGAAG GTTAACAAATGGTTCAAAAATGCTCGCTACCTAGCGCTAAAATCTAGGAAG GTAGAGACGGGGAAGAAGTTGCATACTGCTAGTCCAAGGGGTTCTATGGAATGCAAATCAGATAATGGCCAAGATAAATCTGCAGATCTACTGCCAGTACAGGACATGTCATCAGTACAAATGGTCAACCTACCAAAAGATATAATAAGGTTTCAGAGGAGAAAGAATCTTCCATCATTCACCAGTTATCCGCAGGGAAAAACACAGCTTGGCTCGAAAATCAGTAAAAAG GCTTCTCCAGACACGGGTGATGATGTCAGCTTAAAACTGTTAAAGGAGAAGGCAATAAGAAGAAAGAAAACAATCATCAAGGGAGGTGAATTACGAGAAGCAGAGGCTGAAATGGAGAAGTTGTGTAAAATGAAGGACAGGCTGGAAAATATTCAGCAGGTTTTGAAGGCACTCCCCAATCGCGGATATGTCAAAACAAATAAACGTAGCACAAATGTATCGTCGGTTATCTTTGTCCCTGTAGCTGAACTAAGAGACAGCAATATTTGA